Proteins encoded by one window of Nicotiana tabacum cultivar K326 chromosome 10, ASM71507v2, whole genome shotgun sequence:
- the LOC142164926 gene encoding uncharacterized protein LOC142164926 → MGGGMHETDMPSYSLGIYDTPGTSQVTPSGQFLITGSDFQGVELGRYFPGPSTTDESRPIRDFDSGHRLSYGSSSHAQASCDAATDDYIQDPDTIMPSTGPDSTTDTCHPVPHPAIRRRLDDDDPDSVPGRQGMRLRPTATLRHTGCGTH, encoded by the exons atgggaggtggcatgcatgagaccGACATGCCGTCTTACAGCCTTGGCATTTATGACACTCCAGGGACGTCAcaggtgaccccatcgggtcaattCTTGATCACGGGCTCGGATTTTCAAGGAGTGGAGTTGGGTAGATATTTCCCTGGCCCGTCTACCACTGATGAGTCTCGACCGATCCGAGATTTTGATAGTGGgcaccgactgagttatggcagctcatcacatgcgcag gcttcatgcgatgctgcgacagatgactacattcaggatccagacacgattatg ccttctactggacctgacagcaccaccgatacatgtcatcctgTGCCGCATCCGGCcataaggagacgacttgatgatgatgatcctgatagcgtacctGGGCGgcaggggatgcgcctcaggccaacggctactttgagacacaccggatgcgggacacattga
- the LOC107784779 gene encoding calcium-binding protein KRP1-like gives MAGTKTNDFQDMLPMMANKLGGDGLIRELCNGFQLLMDREKGVITFESLKKNSAILGLQNLRDDELLSMLREGDLNGDGVLDQMEFCVLMFRLSPELMEESEDLLELALQQEFKTNPTR, from the coding sequence atgGCTGGTACAAAAACCAATGATTTTCAAGATATGTTACCAATGATGGCAAATAAGCTAGGTGGGGATGGTTTAATAAGAGAGTTATGTAATGGGTTTCAGCTATTAATGGATAGAGAAAAAGGGGTTATTACTTTTGAGAGTTTGAAGAAAAACTCAGCAATTCTTGGGCTACAAAATTTAAGAGATGATGAGCTGCTGAGTATGTTAAGAGAAGGTGATTTGAACGGGGATGGTGTTCTTGATCAGATGGAATTTTGTGTGCTTATGTTCAGATTGAGTCCTGAATTAATGGAAGAATCTGAAGATTTGCTTGAATTAGCTTTGCAACAGGAATTCAAGACTAATCCAACAAGGTGA